One window of the Candidatus Beckwithbacteria bacterium genome contains the following:
- the glmS gene encoding glutamine--fructose-6-phosphate transaminase (isomerizing) — protein sequence MCGIFAIFNDSKSQAGQTVLTGLKALEYRGYDSWGLAVLQNGKLKYEKHVGKIGQAETKYPQGHIALGHTRWATHGGVTITNAHPHFDCRGRIAVVHNGMVENYNQLKAGLEKQGHNFTSQSDTEVIAHLIEEQLKHKPDFVTATLESFIKLQGSNAIVVFDTQSKQLIGCRDGSPLLLGINGKEQFLASDQNALAGKAKEVVYLDDGEAVVISENEVVYFKVADKKPIQKKKQANHLGNQKIAKEGYRHFFIKEVNEQATILPKIAKSEGKTYQLAAQQIKKADQVLLTGCGTAYHCALLGEYLLAKQGAFGRAYMAHECRSFLDFTTEKSVIIAFSQSGETADVLLAIKAAKKKGAKVIALVNAQGSTLQRLADLTIPVAAGPEIAVVSTKAFTSQLAHMVRITQYLNGKFQLSDFSKISSFLQAKQMNQLQSLAKKLAKNHHIFVIGKDLNYPAALEFALKIKETSYIHAEAFAAGELKHGVISLIEKGTPIFVLANFDQYFSEICSSAAQVKARGGQVIGVGPKNSVEFDTWIQTPDLGELSVFGNIMVGQLLGYYLGLERGADPDKPRNLAKSVTVK from the coding sequence ATGTGTGGCATATTTGCAATTTTTAATGATTCAAAAAGTCAAGCTGGCCAAACGGTTTTGACTGGCCTTAAGGCCTTGGAATATCGGGGTTATGACTCTTGGGGTTTAGCAGTTTTACAAAATGGAAAACTAAAGTATGAAAAGCATGTGGGCAAAATTGGTCAAGCCGAAACTAAATATCCTCAAGGTCACATTGCTTTAGGTCATACCCGTTGGGCTACTCATGGTGGGGTAACCATAACGAATGCTCATCCGCATTTTGATTGTAGGGGCCGGATTGCAGTAGTGCACAACGGCATGGTTGAAAATTACAACCAGCTGAAAGCAGGGTTGGAAAAACAAGGTCATAACTTCACATCCCAATCAGATACTGAAGTCATTGCTCATTTGATTGAGGAACAGCTTAAACATAAACCTGATTTTGTTACAGCTACTTTGGAAAGTTTTATCAAGCTGCAAGGTTCCAATGCTATTGTGGTTTTTGATACTCAAAGTAAGCAGCTGATTGGCTGCCGTGATGGCTCGCCCTTGCTACTCGGAATTAATGGTAAAGAGCAGTTTTTGGCTTCTGATCAAAATGCCTTAGCTGGCAAAGCTAAAGAGGTAGTTTACTTGGATGATGGTGAAGCTGTAGTTATATCTGAAAACGAAGTTGTTTACTTTAAAGTGGCTGATAAAAAACCAATCCAAAAGAAAAAGCAGGCAAATCACCTGGGCAACCAAAAAATTGCTAAAGAAGGCTACCGGCATTTTTTTATCAAAGAAGTGAACGAACAGGCTACGATTTTGCCAAAAATTGCCAAATCTGAAGGTAAAACTTATCAGCTCGCAGCCCAGCAAATTAAAAAAGCTGATCAAGTATTGCTAACTGGCTGTGGCACCGCTTATCATTGCGCACTGCTAGGAGAGTATTTACTAGCCAAACAAGGTGCCTTTGGTAGAGCTTATATGGCACATGAGTGTCGGTCTTTTTTAGACTTTACTACTGAAAAAAGCGTGATTATAGCTTTTTCTCAAAGTGGTGAAACTGCTGATGTACTTCTGGCAATTAAAGCCGCCAAAAAGAAGGGTGCTAAAGTAATTGCTTTAGTTAATGCTCAAGGTTCAACTTTGCAACGTCTAGCTGATTTGACTATTCCAGTAGCTGCTGGACCAGAGATAGCTGTAGTTTCAACTAAAGCCTTTACCTCGCAACTAGCTCATATGGTTAGAATTACTCAGTATTTAAACGGAAAATTTCAGCTATCTGACTTTTCTAAAATTAGCTCATTTTTGCAGGCAAAGCAGATGAATCAATTGCAAAGCTTAGCTAAAAAACTAGCAAAAAACCACCATATTTTTGTGATCGGCAAAGATTTAAATTATCCAGCTGCTTTGGAATTTGCTTTAAAAATTAAAGAAACCAGCTACATCCATGCAGAGGCTTTTGCAGCCGGTGAGCTCAAGCATGGAGTTATTAGTCTGATTGAAAAAGGCACCCCGATTTTTGTCTTGGCTAATTTTGATCAGTACTTCAGTGAAATTTGCTCTTCAGCAGCTCAAGTTAAAGCTAGGGGTGGGCAAGTAATTGGCGTTGGCCCTAAAAACTCAGTTGAGTTTGATACTTGGATCCAAACCCCAGACTTAGGCGAGTTGAGTGTTTTTGGCAATATTATGGTGGGGCAATTACTTGGCTATTACTTGGGTTTAGAACGAGGGGCTGATCCGGACAAACCTAGAAATTTGGCAAAAAGTGTGACAGTAAAGTAG
- a CDS encoding oligosaccharide flippase family protein, protein MFARAFYTTTLKPFLSKFITIDLDYVISGSFWQIGRQVVNNLTSLVVAVLMARQLSQSAYGTYNYLMSVLGIVVLASLPGMNAAVTQASAKKEPNILLPAFWDKVKWSLLGSLATLALAIYYYFQNQPELVFGLLVMALFFPIHFSPQLYEAFLHGKKRFKTTAIYESIFNIILCLLFVITLQISSNPIIFFAIYVITQSVLKLFFLYKTYQQFPAKDKTRPKTMIVYGRHLSVLNAVSIISSQIDRILLFTFLGPAQLAIYSLGILPLEKVLLVFSNITALALPKFAEKTLGQIKLSLPRRIVELMVVGAFSVIVYWLLAPPFFKIFFPKYISSITISQLSMLALIFRLPALLLQAFGQAKVTLFPKNFLYATSVIPQIFFILILYAAIFYFGLLGAIWARVLIAAIVLVVGLFNWNYLIRIRSDNSL, encoded by the coding sequence ATGTTTGCACGAGCATTTTATACTACAACTCTCAAACCTTTTTTGTCCAAATTTATCACTATCGACCTAGACTATGTCATCTCTGGTTCGTTTTGGCAAATTGGTCGGCAAGTAGTCAACAACCTAACCTCTTTAGTGGTAGCAGTGTTAATGGCCCGACAGCTGAGCCAATCAGCGTATGGTACCTACAACTATTTAATGTCGGTGTTGGGAATTGTAGTTTTAGCTTCTTTACCTGGTATGAATGCGGCTGTGACCCAAGCTTCAGCCAAAAAAGAACCCAACATTTTACTGCCTGCTTTTTGGGACAAAGTTAAATGGAGTTTATTAGGCAGTTTAGCTACTTTAGCTTTGGCAATTTATTATTATTTCCAAAACCAGCCAGAACTAGTTTTTGGTTTGCTGGTTATGGCGCTTTTTTTCCCCATTCACTTTTCACCCCAACTCTATGAAGCTTTTTTGCACGGCAAAAAACGATTTAAAACTACTGCCATATATGAATCAATTTTTAATATTATTTTATGCTTACTTTTTGTTATTACTCTACAAATAAGCTCTAACCCAATTATCTTTTTTGCTATTTATGTGATTACCCAATCAGTGCTCAAACTATTTTTTCTTTACAAAACATACCAGCAATTTCCAGCCAAAGATAAAACTCGGCCCAAAACTATGATTGTTTATGGTCGACATTTAAGCGTTTTAAATGCTGTTAGCATTATTTCTTCACAAATTGATCGGATTTTGCTTTTTACTTTTTTAGGCCCGGCTCAATTAGCCATCTACTCTTTGGGTATTTTGCCGTTGGAAAAAGTCCTGCTGGTTTTTAGTAACATCACCGCCTTAGCTCTACCCAAGTTTGCCGAAAAAACCTTGGGTCAAATTAAACTCAGCTTGCCAAGGCGCATAGTAGAGCTCATGGTGGTTGGTGCTTTTAGCGTCATAGTGTATTGGTTACTGGCTCCTCCATTTTTTAAAATATTTTTCCCAAAATACATAAGCTCAATTACCATTTCCCAGCTGTCCATGCTGGCCCTTATTTTCCGTTTGCCGGCTCTCCTACTACAGGCTTTTGGTCAGGCAAAAGTCACTCTTTTTCCTAAAAACTTTTTATATGCAACCAGCGTTATTCCGCAAATTTTCTTTATCCTGATTTTGTACGCTGCCATCTTTTATTTTGGGCTCTTGGGAGCTATTTGGGCTCGGGTTTTGATTGCAGCTATTGTACTAGTTGTCGGACTTTTCAACTGGAATTATTTGATCCGAATCCGCAGTGATAACAGTCTATGA
- a CDS encoding glycosyltransferase family 4 protein, whose amino-acid sequence MKTLQVAYRIPPDGRGGLENHTIQICKTLAQSKNQEVVLFTLKKTKLGKFALEKKQSKGVLIYRLLVPIPHNRFQFFLQTLLFKPILCMAFIKILLVEKPKLVHFRHLLGLSGLLPVITKILGKKTCLDLIDYWYLCPAITYPCYGQLSFCSQYCFWQQELTALGLVVQNIPFLKYSYARGMVIWHQYYWRFIINHVVDMVLTNSLHIQKFYRQHGFTANKVVPCGIQPFKALAKTNQNKIVLGFIGTVSQAKGIEILLKAFAKLSNKNVTLAIYGPATSNYQTLFQRSKKIRYYGPYQLRDLPTMLAGIDILVVPSVWEEPYGLVVQEALMSQTVTVVSKIGGLTEQIIEGKNGFLFTAGNYQNLAQKLEPLITHFEKIKNSLDYTLKRRSLEDETKDLIKYYQNIIGDSETSSE is encoded by the coding sequence ATGAAAACTTTGCAAGTAGCCTATCGAATTCCTCCTGATGGTAGGGGTGGCTTAGAAAACCACACTATCCAAATTTGTAAAACCCTGGCTCAAAGCAAAAATCAAGAAGTGGTTTTATTTACCCTTAAAAAAACAAAGCTGGGAAAATTTGCCCTGGAAAAGAAACAGTCCAAAGGAGTTTTGATCTATAGATTACTAGTGCCAATTCCACACAACCGCTTTCAGTTCTTCTTGCAGACTTTGCTTTTCAAACCAATCCTATGCATGGCTTTTATAAAAATTTTACTAGTAGAAAAACCCAAGCTAGTTCATTTTCGCCATTTACTTGGTTTGAGTGGCTTGCTTCCGGTTATAACTAAAATCTTAGGTAAAAAAACCTGTTTAGACCTGATTGATTACTGGTATTTGTGCCCGGCTATTACCTACCCCTGTTATGGACAGCTAAGCTTTTGTAGCCAATACTGTTTTTGGCAACAGGAATTAACAGCTCTAGGATTAGTTGTTCAAAACATTCCCTTTTTAAAATACTCCTATGCTAGAGGTATGGTCATTTGGCACCAATATTATTGGCGTTTTATTATCAATCATGTTGTAGACATGGTTTTGACTAATTCTTTGCATATCCAAAAGTTCTATCGCCAACATGGTTTTACTGCTAACAAAGTTGTACCCTGTGGAATTCAACCTTTTAAAGCTTTAGCTAAAACCAATCAAAATAAGATAGTACTTGGCTTTATTGGGACAGTTTCCCAAGCTAAAGGAATTGAGATTTTGCTTAAAGCATTTGCAAAACTTAGCAATAAAAATGTCACATTAGCTATATATGGGCCTGCTACTTCCAACTATCAAACTCTGTTTCAAAGATCTAAAAAAATTAGGTATTATGGCCCTTATCAATTGCGCGATTTGCCGACAATGTTGGCTGGAATCGATATTTTAGTGGTTCCTTCGGTTTGGGAAGAACCTTATGGTTTAGTAGTTCAAGAAGCCTTAATGAGCCAAACAGTAACGGTGGTTTCTAAGATTGGTGGCCTAACTGAGCAAATTATCGAAGGTAAAAACGGCTTTTTATTTACAGCTGGTAATTATCAAAACTTAGCTCAAAAATTGGAGCCATTAATAACTCATTTTGAAAAAATTAAAAACAGTCTTGATTACACATTAAAACGCCGTAGTCTCGAGGATGAAACCAAGGATTTGATCAAGTATTATCAAAATATTATTGGGGATTCTGAAACAAGCTCAGAATGA
- a CDS encoding class I SAM-dependent methyltransferase: MGHLQQKYTTNYFLQFDQKGRKTNYGVVGLEDFLLGQPRPQDQSILRKIDFKNKKVLDIGFGRGEVIKYAKEHEAKKVIGVDFSKPAYEIALNFLDIHQIEAKLYCQDALNFIQNTKQRFDIVIMFDVVEHIPRSELTRLLKALKLKLAQKSILLINTPVFALDNDVAKDGLKAQNFEDTDEIAATKDLHINRYTKTSLKTYLHSFGFFPLSGHIFVYHLSGQNWFNPIGHNWRVAASQDYPVNPTVWYKKEVYEYAYSRKQKRLENKKLSNKLLSFPKWFVKACLYRLDYRTAEEKRRAQIQTLPILYGPKRGQKISGNVFTDLKFQKQLLGLRK; encoded by the coding sequence ATGGGACACTTGCAGCAAAAATACACCACAAATTATTTCTTACAATTTGACCAAAAGGGTCGGAAAACCAATTATGGCGTGGTGGGTTTGGAAGATTTTTTGTTGGGTCAACCCAGACCTCAGGATCAAAGTATTTTACGCAAAATTGATTTTAAAAATAAAAAAGTTTTGGATATCGGTTTTGGCCGAGGTGAAGTCATTAAATATGCCAAAGAGCATGAAGCTAAAAAAGTTATTGGTGTTGATTTTTCTAAACCAGCTTATGAAATTGCCCTGAATTTTCTAGACATACATCAGATCGAAGCCAAACTTTACTGCCAGGACGCGCTTAATTTTATCCAAAATACTAAGCAGCGATTTGATATTGTCATCATGTTTGATGTAGTTGAGCATATCCCCCGCTCTGAACTAACTAGACTCCTTAAGGCTCTCAAACTAAAACTTGCCCAAAAATCAATTTTACTGATCAATACCCCAGTATTTGCCCTTGATAATGATGTGGCAAAAGATGGGCTGAAGGCTCAAAACTTTGAAGACACCGATGAGATCGCCGCTACCAAAGATCTGCATATCAATCGTTATACCAAAACTTCTCTTAAAACCTATCTTCATAGTTTTGGCTTTTTTCCACTGTCTGGCCATATTTTTGTTTACCATTTATCAGGTCAAAATTGGTTCAACCCAATTGGTCATAACTGGCGAGTGGCTGCCAGCCAAGATTACCCAGTTAATCCCACAGTTTGGTACAAAAAAGAAGTTTATGAATATGCTTACTCCAGAAAACAAAAACGCTTGGAAAATAAAAAACTAAGTAACAAACTTCTCAGCTTTCCTAAGTGGTTTGTCAAAGCTTGTCTTTACCGCCTTGATTACCGGACAGCTGAGGAAAAACGGCGAGCTCAAATTCAGACACTGCCGATCCTTTATGGGCCCAAGCGTGGCCAAAAAATTAGCGGCAATGTCTTTACCGATCTTAAATTCCAGAAGCAACTTCTTGGTCTTCGAAAATAG
- a CDS encoding LysM peptidoglycan-binding domain-containing protein, with product MDTTSKTLELRVKDFLKQISLNEATISTILGGLVVVIVALLIYNYVKQLGTEAQISNTAASTSNEELIKLQAGSNTYKVQAGEGLWQIAEKEYGNGEFWTDIAQANLLDNPDFVEPGQILVLPQVDKSKFGQILSASSTQKLTSNTYTVQLGDDLYNISIKAYGTGERFMEIAQANNLASPDYLEVGQVLTIPRN from the coding sequence ATGGACACAACCAGTAAAACCTTGGAACTTCGAGTCAAAGATTTTCTCAAACAAATCAGTCTTAATGAAGCCACAATTAGCACTATTTTGGGTGGTCTAGTAGTAGTGATTGTAGCTTTGCTGATTTATAACTATGTCAAACAGCTAGGCACAGAAGCCCAGATCAGTAATACAGCTGCCAGCACTAGCAATGAAGAGCTTATAAAGCTACAGGCTGGTAGCAACACGTACAAAGTCCAAGCCGGTGAAGGCCTTTGGCAGATTGCTGAAAAAGAATATGGTAATGGGGAGTTTTGGACCGATATTGCTCAAGCCAACTTATTGGACAATCCTGATTTTGTTGAACCTGGCCAAATCTTAGTCTTGCCTCAAGTTGATAAATCCAAATTTGGGCAAATCTTATCAGCATCTTCCACCCAAAAACTGACTAGCAATACTTATACCGTTCAGTTAGGTGATGATCTTTACAATATTTCAATCAAGGCTTATGGTACTGGCGAACGCTTCATGGAAATAGCTCAAGCCAATAATTTAGCTTCTCCTGATTATTTGGAAGTCGGTCAGGTCCTGACAATTCCCAGAAATTAA